The genomic window CGCTCGTGCTGCGCGCCGCGACCCGGGAGGGCTCCCCCGGCAGCAACGGCGGCATCCTCGTGGGCGACGAGCCCGGCCGGTAGGTGCTGCGCGGCGGTACCACCATCGGGTTCCTGGAGCGCGTCATCGTGGTCGCCGCCGTGCTCATCGGGCGTTGGGAGCTGCTCGCGGCCCTCATCGCCGTCAAGGGTCTCGGCCGGTTCCGCGATCTCGACGCGGGGGCGGCGACCGAGCGCTTCATCATCGGCACGCTCGTCAGCCTCATCTGGGCCGGGGCCGCCGGCGGGGTCATCGCGCTCGGCTGACCGCCGCTCGGTACGGCGAGACCGTCGGATCGTCCGCGATCCAGAAGCGCCAGGGGAACTCCGCTCCCCCGCCCCGACCGCTGACCCCGACGCGCGGGCCCTCGGCGATCGGCAGGGTCACGGCCCGGCCCGGCGGGGCGGGTTCGAGCACGAGAGGGCTGCGCGCAGCGAGCGGCTCGCCGTCGGCCCGGCGCCCCGGCACGCCGAGCACCGACCCCGAGTCGGCGGGCAGCACGCCGAGCGCTCGCGCGAGCCGGCCCGGACCGCGCGCGAGGTCGCGGTGCGGCAGCGACTGCGGCCCGCCCGCTCCGGCTCGGCGCTCGCGGGCGAGCGGCTCCCCCGCGACCACCTCGCCGGCGCGCAGCAGGATGGCCGCGGCCGCGCCCTCGACGCCGCAGACCAGGTTGACGCAGGTGTGCATGCCGTAGCTGACGTAGGCGTAGACGACGCCGGGGCCGCGGAACATCGGCGCGGTGCGCGGCGTCATGCCGCGGAACGCGTGCGAGCCGGGGTCGTCCGCGCCCCGGTACGCCTCGACCTCGGTGAGGCGGACGCTCACGCCCCGGCCGTGGATCACCGCCCCGAGCAGTCGCGGGGCGACGAGCACGGGGTCGTCGGCGAGCAGAGCGGCCGCGATCGGGTCGGGCGCGGGGCGGGCATCCGGACCGGTCATGGGGCGCCGGTCAGAGCGCGGCGAGCCGCTCGTCGAGGTGGGCGCGCTGGGCGGCGACGGCGGAGGCCGCGGTGCCTCCCGCGGCCGAGCGCGAGGCGATCGAGCCCTCCACCGTGAGCACCTCGCGCACCGCGCCGGTGAGGCGGGGGTCGATCGCGGCGTAGTCGGCGTCGCTCGGCTCGTGCAGCTCGAGCCCGGATCGCTCGCAGTGCGCGACGAGGGCCCCCGAGATCTCATGCGCCTCGCGGAAGGGCACCCCCTGGCGGACGAGCCAGTCGGCGACGTCGGTCGCGAGCGAGAAGCCCTGCGGGGCGAGCTCGGCCATGCGCTCGACGTGGAACGTCAGGGTCGCGACCATGCCCGTGAAGGCCGGCAGCAGCACCTCGAGCGTCTCGACGGCGTCGAAGACGGGCTCCTTGTCCTCCTGCAGGTCGCGGTTGTAGGCGAGCGGCAGTCCCTTGAGCGTCGTCAGCAGTCCCGTGAGATCGCCGATGAGGCGGCCCGCCTTGCCGCGGGCGAGCTCGGCGATGTCGGGGTTCTTCTTCTGCGGCATGATCGACGACCCCGTCGAGTAGCCGTCGTGCAGCGTGACGAAGCCGACCTCGCGGGTGTTCCAGAAGATGATCTCCTCCGCCAGCCGCGAGAGGTCGATGCCGATCTGGGCGGCGACGTAGGCGAACTCGGCGACGACGTCGCGGCTCGCGGTCGCGTCGATCGAGTTCTCGCTGGGGCCCAGGGCGAAGCCGAGGTCGGCGGCGACGAGCGCGGGGTCGAGCCCCAGCGAGCTGCCGGCGAGGGCGCCCGCGCCGTAGGGCGAGCGGTCGGCGCGCACGGCCCAGTCGCGCAGGCGCTCGAGGTCGCGCACGAGCGGCCAGGCGTGCGCCAGCAGGTGGTGGGCGAGCAGGATGGGCTGCGCGTGCTGCAGGTGCGTGCGCCCCGGCATGACGGCGGCGGGATGCGCGTCGGCCTGCGCCGCGAGGGCGCCGATGAGCGCGCGCAGCTCGGCGCCGATGCGCGCCGCGTGCTCGCGCAGGTAGAGCCGCACGAGGGTGGCGATCTGATCGTTCCGGCTGCGCCCGGCCCGGAGCTTGCCGCCGAGCTCGGCACCGATCTCGACGAGCAGGGCCGCCTCGAGCGCGCCGTGCACGTCCTCGTCCTCGGGCCGCGGCTGCATCTCGCCGCTGCGCCAGCGCTCCTCGAGGGCGTCGAGCCCGGCGAGCATGCGCTCGAGCTCGCCCGCCTCGAGGTAGCCCGCCGCGGCGAGACCGCGCGCGTGCGCGCGGGAGCCCCGGATGTCGTAGGGCGCGAGCTGCCAGTCGAAGTGCGTCGAGCGGCTGAGGCGCTGCAGCTCGGGCGAGGGGCCGCCCGCGAAGCGGGCGCCCCAGAGCGAGCCCTCGTTGGTGGTTGGGTCGCGGGGGGCGGAGCTCATCAGCGGGCTCCGGCGGAGCGCTCGAGCAGCCAGACGAGCAGCGCCTTCTGGGCGTGCAGGCGGTTCTCCGACTCGTCCCAGATGACGGACTGCGGCCCGTCGATGACCTCGGCGTCGACCTCGTAGCCGCGATCGGCCGGCAGGCAGTGGAGGAAGATCGCGTCGGGGGCCGCGTGGGCCATGAGAGCGGCATCCACCTTGTACGGGCTGAGGACGGCCACGCGCGAGGCCTTCTCCTCCTCCTTGCCCATCGAGACCCAGGTGTCGGTGACGACGACGTCGGCGCCCGCGACCGCGGCCGTCACGTCGTGGTGCACGGCGATCGACCCGCCCGTCGCGGTGGCGATGCGCTCGGCGTCGGCGATGACTTCGGGCTTCGGCGCGTACTCGGCCGGGCAGCCGACGCGCACGTGCATGCCCGCCGTCGCGCCCGCGAGCAGGTAGGAGTGCACCATGTTGTCGGCGCCGTCACCGATGAAGGCGACCGTGAGGCCGGCGAGGCGGCCCTTGTGCTCGCGGATCGTCAGGAGGTCGGCGAGCAGCTGGCAGGGGTGGAAGTCGTCGGAGAGCGCGTTGATGACCGGCACGGTCGTACCGGCCGCCATCTCCTCGAGACCGGCCTGCCCGTAGGTGCGCCACACGATCGCGGCGACCATGCGCTCGAGCACGCGGGCGGTGTCGGAGGGGGTCTCCTTGCCGCCGAGCTGGCTGTTGGCGGTCGAGATGATGAGCGGCTGGCCCCCGAGGTCGGCGATGCCGACGGCGAAGCTCACCCGGGTGCGGGTGGAGGACTTGTCGAAGATCACGGCGACCGTCTGCGGGCCCTCGAGCGGTCGGGTCGACCAGCGGTCGGCCTTGAGCCGCTCGGCGAGATCGAGGATCTCGGACTGCTCGGCGGGGCTCAGGTCGTCGTCGCGCAGGAAGTGCCGGGTGGCGGTGGCGACCGGGGTGGAGAGGGCGGTCATGCGGCGGCCTCCAGGCTCGCGGAGAACAGGGTCAGGAAGCGCTCGATATCGGCGTCGCCGATGATGAGCGGCGGGGCGAGGCGCACGGTCGTGCCGCTCGCGGCGTTGATGATCAGACCGCGTTCGAGGGCGGCGGCGACGACGTGCCCGGCGACCGGGCGGTCGAGCTCGACGCCGATGAGGAGACCGCGCCCGCGCACCTCGGTGACAAGGGGCGATGCGAGATCGCGGATGCCCTGCTGCAGCTGCTCGCCACGCCGGGCCGCGTTCTGCACGAGCCCTGCCCGCTCGATCTCGCCGAGCACGGCCACGGCGACCGCGGTCGCGAGCGGATTGCCGCCGAAGGTGGAGCCGTGCTGGCCGAGGGTGAAGAGCTCGCTCGCGGCGCCCGTGGTGACGAGCGCGCCGACGGGCACGCCCCCGCCGATGCCCTTCGCGAGCACGATCGCGTCGGGCAGGTCGCCCGGCTCGAGCTCGCCGGCGTGCTGGAAGGCGAACCACTCGCCCGTGCGCCCGGCGCCGGTCTGGATCTCGTCGACGATGAGGAGCGCGCCGTGCTCGCGGGTGAGACGGCGTGCGGCGGCGAGGAAGCCGGCGGGCAGGGGGACGACGCCCGCCTCGCCCTTGATCGGCTCGAGGATGACGGCGGCGACATCGGGGCCCATCGCGGCCTCGAGGGCGGCGAGATCGGTCGGGATGTGCTCGACCCCCGGCAGCATGGGCTCGAAGGGCTCGCGCAGCGCGGCCTTGCCGGTGAGCGCGAGGGCGCCCATCGTGCGGCCGTGGAAGCCGCTCTCGAAGGCGAGGATGCGCGGGCGACCCGTGCGTCGGGCGAGCTTGACGGCGGCCTCGATCGCCTCGGCTCCCGAGTTGGCCGGGTACACGCGGCCTGCCTCCCCCGCACCGGTCAGCCGCACGAGCGTCTCGGCGAACGCGACCGCGGGAGGGGAGGTGAAGTAGTTGCTGACGTGCATGACGCGCGCCGCCTGCGCGGCGATGGCATCGACCACGACGGGATGCGCGTGCCCGAGCGCGTTGACGGCGATGCCGGCGAGGAAGTCGAGGTACTCCGCCCCGTCGACGTCCCACACTCGGGCGCCCTCGCCGTGCTCGAGCACGGCCATCGGCGTCGGTGCGGAGCGCATCGCAACGCGCGCGAACCGCGCGCGGTACTCCTCAGTCATCTCGCCCGTGACGAGCCTGGGCTCGCTCATGCGGGCACCACCTCCGTTCCGATGCCGTGCTCGGTGAAGATCTCGAGCAGCACCGAGTGCTGCTGACGGCCGTCGATGATGGCGGCGCGCGGCACCCCGCCGTCGACCGCCTCGAGGCAGGCCGCCATCTTCGGGATCATGCCGGACTCGAGGCTCGGCAGCAGCGCGCGCAGCTCGTCGCTGTCGATCGAGGAGACGAGCGAGTCGCGGTTCGGCCAGTCGCTGTAGAGACCGGGCACGTCGGTCAGCACGACGAGCTTCTCGGCGCCGAGCGCGACGGCGAGAGCGGCGGCCGCGGCGTCGGCGTTGACGTTGAGGCTGTGGCCGGGGGCATCCATGTCGGGGGCGATGGAGGAGACGACGGGGATGCGCCCCGCCTGCACGTGCGCGAGGACGATCGAGGGGTCGACGCCGATGATGTCGCCGACGTGGCCGAGGTCGTGCTCCTCGCCGTCGACGACGACGCCGCGACGGCGGCCGCGGAAGAGCCCCGCGTCCTCCCCCGAGACGGCGGCGGCGAGGGCCGGGTCGAGACGGTTGATGAGGCCGACGAGCTCGCGGCTGATCTGCCCGGCGAGCACCATGCGCACGACGTCGATCGCCTCGGTGCTCGTCACCCGGTAGCCGCCCTTGAACTCGCTCTCGATGCCGAAGCGGTCGAGCATGGCCGAGATCTGCGGGCCGCCGCCGTGCACGACGACGGGCTTGAGGCCGACCGTCTGCAGGTACACCATGTCGTCGGCGAAGGCGCGCTGCAGCTCGGGGCTGACCATGGCGTTGCCGCCGAACTTCACCACCACGATGCGGTCGCGGAACCGGCGCAGCCACGGCAGCGACTCGATCAGGGTGCGGGCCTTCTCGGTCGCCAGGGTGAAGTCGGAGGACTCGTGGAGGGTGCTCATCAGGAGGAGTATGCGCTGTTCTCGTGGACGTAGTCGTGCGTGAGGTCGTTCGTGAGGATGGTGGCGGTGGCATCGCCGACCCGCAGGTCGACGAGCAGGTGCACGGCACGGCCGCTCAGGTCGACCTCGTCGCGGGGGCGGTCGGGGCCGCCCGCAGTGCAGACGCGCACCCCGTTCATGCTGACGTCGACGTCGTACGGGTCGAACTCGGCGCTCGTCGTGCCGATCGCCGCGAGCACGCGGCCCCAGTTGGGGTCGTTGCCGAAGACCGCGGCCTTGAAGAGGTTGTTGCGCGCGATCGAGCGGCCGACCTCGACGGCGTCGTCCTCGCGCGCGGCGCCGACGACCTCGATGCGGATGTCGTGGCTCGCGCCCTCGGCGTCGGACTGCAGCTGCGCCGCGAGATCGAGGCAGAGCGCGGTGAGCTCCGCCTCGAAGGCCTCGGCGTCGGGGGCGATTCCGGATGCTCCGCTCGCCATGAGCGTCACCTGGTCGTTGGTCGACATGCACCCGTCGGAGTCGAGCCGATCGAAGCTGACGCGGGCCGCGCGGCGCAGCGCCGCATCGAGGGCCGGAGCCGGGAGGTCGGCGTCGGTCGTGATGACGACGAGCATGGTCGCGAGGCCCGGGGCGAGCATCCCTGCGCCCTTCGCGATGCCGCCGATCGCCCAGCCGTCACGGCGGCGCTCGGCGGTCTTCGGCACGCTGTCGGTCGTCATGATGGCGCGGGCGGCGTCCATACCGCTCTCAGCATCGAGCGAGCCCGACGCGGCGGCGACGCCGGCCAGCAGGCGCGCACGATCGAGCTGCTCGCCGATGAGCCCGGTCGAGCAGACGAGCACCTCGCCCGCGCCGACGGCGAGCGCCTCAGCGACGGCCTCGGCGGTGGCGTGCGTGGTCTGGAAGCCCTGCGCCCCGGTGAAGCAGTTGGCGCCGCCGGAGTTCAGCACGATCGCGGCGACCTCGCCGTCGGCGATGACCTGCTGCGACCAGATGATGGGGTTCGCCTTCGCGCGGTTGCTGGTGAAGACCGCGGCGGCCGCGCGGCGGGGCCCGCGGTTGACGATGAGGGCGAGATCGGCGGCACCGGAGCTCTTGAGTCCGCAGGCGACGCCCGCTGCCTCGAATCCGGCGGGGGCGGTCACGGTCACGGGGCGACTCCGTCGAGGGGAAGGCCGAGCGTCTCGGGGAGTCCGAGCGCGATGTTGAGCGACTGCACGGCGGCGCCGGCGGTGCCCTTCACGAGGTTGTCGAGGGCGACGACGATGACGACCCGGCCCGCGTCCTCGTCGACGGCGAGGCCGATGAGGGCGGTGTTGGCGCCGAGCGCGGCCGCGGTGGTCGGGAACGCGCCCTCGGGCAGCACGTGCACGAAGGGCTCGTCGGCGTAGAGGGACTCCCACGCGGCGCGCACGGCGGCCGGATCGGTGCCCGGCACGAGGCGCGCGGTGACCGTCGCGAGGATGCCGCGGCTCATCGGCACGAGCACGGGCGTGAACGAGATGGTCGGGTCGACGCCGCCCGCGAGCCGCACGTTCTGCAGGATCTCGGGGATGTGCCGGTGCACGCCGCCGACGGCGTACGGCGCCGCCGAGCCGAGGATCTCGCTCGCGAGCAGATTCGTCTTCAGGGCCCGGCCGGCCCCGCTCGGTCCGACGGCCAGCGCGGCGGTGAGGTCGCGCGGCTCGATCACCCCGGCGAGGATGCCCGGCACGAGCCCGAGCGAGACCGCGGTGACGTTGCAGCCGGGCACCGCGATGCGCCGCGCGCCGACGAGGGCCGCGCGCTGGCGCGTCGCGTCGGCGTGCGGGAGCTCCGGAAGGCCGTAGGCCCATGCGCCGTGATGCTCGCCGCCGTAGTAGCGCGCCCAGTCCGCCGCGCTCGTCAGTCGGTGATCGGCGCCGAGATCGAGCACGATCGTCTCGTCGGGCAGCTGCGCGGCGATCGCGCCGGAGGTGCCGTGGGGCAGCGCGAGCACGACGACGTCGTGCCCCGCGAGCTGCTCGGGACTGGTCTCGGTGAAGCGCAGATCGGCGAGCGAGCGCAGGTGCGGGTGCACGTCGATGACGCGCTCACCGGCGTTCGAGTGGGCGGTCGCCCGGCGCACCTCGAACTCGGGGTGGGCGGTCAGCATGCGCAGCGCCTCGCCCCCGGCGTAGCCGCTCGCGCCGGCCACCGCGACTGAATACGGCATGCCTCTAGCTTAGGAGCCCCTCGGGGCTCAGCCGCGCAGCACGGCGCCGAAGCGCTCGGCCGCGACGGAGAGGCCGGCGTTCTTGGCCTCCGTCGCCTCGGCCGCGGTGAGCGTGCGATCGGGAGCCCGGAACCGCAGCGCCAGCGTCAGCGACTTGGTGCCCGGCTCGAGACCCTCGCCGCGGTAGTCGTCGACGAGCACGGCCTGCTCGAGAAGCGCTCCCGCCCCCTCGACGACCGCGTCGCGCACGACGGCCGCGGGCACGTCCTCGGCGACGACGAGCGAGAGGTCCTGCGTCGCCGCCGGGTAGCCGACGATCGCCGAGGCCTGCACGATGCCGTTCCCGAGCGCCACGAGCCGGTCGAGGTCGAGCTCGACCACGCCGACGCGACGGGGCAGGTCGCGCTCCTCCGCGATCGCGGGCAGCAGCTCGCCGGCGATGCCGACGCGCTCCTCCCCCACGAGCAGCAGGGCCGTGCGGCCCGGGTGCAGGGCGGCGTGCGCACCCGCCTCGATGCGCAGGGTCACGCCCGCGACGGCCGCGATGGTGCGGGCGGCGTCGAGCGCGTCGGCGAGCCCGGCCGGCTCCGACTGCTGGCCGATGCCCCGGGTGCGTCGGTCGCCGACGAGGAGCGCGGCCACCGACCACGGCTGGTGCGGGATGCTCTGCTCGAGCTCGCGGAGGGCATCCTCATCGGGCCGCGCCGTGCCGAACGGCACGCTCGGCACGCCGTACTCGCGCCCCTCCTCGGGCAGGAACACCCGCCCGATCTCGAACAGCGCGAGATCGGTGAGGCCGCGCGCGAGGTTGCGGTGAGCGATCGCGGTGAGGCCGGGCAGGAGGCTGCGGCGCAGCATCGCGGTCTCGGCGTCGATGGCGTTGGCGAGGCGCATCTGCGCCACGCCCTCGCCGCTCATGAGCTCGTTGTCGGCCCGTGTCACGAAGGGGTAGGCGAGCACCTCGGTGTGCCCGGAGGCGGCGAGGGCTTGGCCGAGCGCCCGGCGCACGCGCTGCGATCGGGTGAGCCCCCGACCGGGCGGGGCGACCGGGAGCGCCGCGGGGATGCGGTCGTAGCCGACGATGCGGGCGATCTCCTCGACGAGCGAGGGCGCGTCGATCAGATCGGGGCGCCAGCTGGGCGGCTCCACGAGCCAGCCCTCGCCCTCCGGCTTGATGCGGCAGCCGACCGCGATGAGCGAGTCGGTGATCTCATCGAGGGAGTAGTCGACCCCGATGAGGCGATCGGCGAAGCCCTCGGGCAGCGCGATCGAGTCGGGGCGCTTCGCCTCGACCCAGGCCGAGCCGAGGTCGTCGACGGTGCCGCCGGCGAGCTCGACGAGCAGGTCGACGACGCGCTGCGCGGCGGGCTCGGCGACGAGCGGGTCCACCCCGCGGGCGAAGCGCTTCGAGGCCTCGCTCGGCAGCTTGTGGCGGCGCGAGCTGCGGGCGATCGACACGGGGTCGAAGTTCGCGGCCTCGATGAGCACGTCGCGCGTGGACGCATCGACCTCGGTGTGAGCCCCGCCCATGACCCCGGCGATGCCGATGGGCCCGGAGTCGTCGGTGATCAGCAGATCCTCGGCGTCGAGCGTGCGCGTCTGATCGTCGAGGGTGACGATGGTCTCGCCCGCGACGGCGCGGCGCACGACGATGCCGCCGCTGAGCTTGCCGAGGTCGTAGGCGTGCAGCGGCTGGCCGAGCTCGAGCATGACGTAGTTGGTGATGTCGACGGGCAGCGAGATCGACCGGATGCCGGCGAGCCCCAGCCGGCTCGACATCCAGGCGGGCGTCGGCCGCGTCGGGTCGATATCGCGCACGACCCGGGTGACGAAGACGTCGCAGCCGCGGCGCCCGCGCACGGGGGCGCGGTCGTCGACGACGACGGAGAAGCCTGTGCCCTCCCCGGGCTCGGAGCGCTTGGCCGGGTCGCGCAGGGCGACACCGGTCGAGTTCGCGTACTCGCGCGCGATGCCGCGCACCGAGAGCGCGTAGCCGCGGTCGGGCGTGACATTGACCTCGACGGCGATGTCGTCGAGCCCCAGCAGCGCGATCGCGTCGGTGCCCGGCTCGGCGTCCATGCCGAGGGTCTCGAGCCGCAGGATGCCGTCGTGCTCGTCGCCGAGCCCCAGCTCGCGGGCGCTCGCGATCATGCCGTCGGAGACGTGGCCGTACGTCGTGCGCGCCGAGATGGGGAACGGCCCGGGCAGCACCGCGCCGGGCAGGCTCACGACCACCTTGTCGCCGACCATGAAGTTGCGGGCGCCGCAGACGATGCCGCGCACCTCGGGCTCACCGTTCTCGTCCCGCACGCCCGTCGCCACCTGGCACCAGCGGATGGTCTTGCCATTCTTCTGCGGCTCCTCGACGAAGTCGAGCACCTCGCCGACGACGATCGGACCGGTGAGGGCGCCGCCGTGCACGGCCTCCTCCTCGAGGCCGACCTTGACGAGGGCGGCGTGCAGGTGGTCGGCGTCATCGGCCGCCGAGCCCTGGGAGGGGACGTCGACGAACTCGCGGAGCCACGACAGGGGGATGCGCATCAGACCACCATTCCAAACTGCTGGGAGAAGCGGACGTCGCCCTCGATCATGTCCCTCATGTCGGGCACGCCGTTGCGGAACATGAGCGTGCGCTCGATGCCCATGCCGAAGGCGAAGCCCTGGTAGACGTCGGGGTCGATACCCGCCGCGCGCAGCACGTTCGGGTTGACCATGCCGCAGCCGCCCCACTCGATCCAGCGCGGCCCGTCGCGGAACGTCGGGTGCCACACGTCGAGCTCGGCGCTCGGCTCGGTGAAGGGGAAGTAGTTGGGGCGCAGCCGGATGCGCGCGCCCTCGCCGATGATGGCGCGTGCGAGGTGCTCGAGCGTGCCGCGCAGGTGCGCCATCGTCAGGCCCTTGTCGATCGCGATGCCCTCCATCTGGTGGAAGACCGGCGTGTGCGTCGCGTCGAGCTCGTCCTTGCGGAACGTGCGACCCGGCGAGACGACGTAGACCGGCAGCGGGCGCTCGAGCAGCGAGCGGATCTGCACGGGGCTCGTCTGGGTGCGCAGCAGCAGGTGCTTCTCGATCGGATCGATGAAGAAGGTGTCCTGGGTGCCGCGGGCGGGGTGGTCGGCGTCCATGTTGAGGGCGTCGAAGTTGAACCACTCGTTCTCGAGCTCAGGGCCCTCCGCGACCTCCCAGCCCATGGCGACGAAGACGTCGCTCATCTGCTCCATCATCGTGGTGAGGGGATGGCGGGCGCCGGCGAGACCGAGCGGGGCGACCGCCGTCACGTCCACGGTCTCCGCGGCGAGACGCGCCTGCTCCTCGGCGACGGCGAGCTCCGCTTCGCGGGCCGCGATCGCCTGGTTCACGCGCCCGCGGGCCTGCCCCATGAGCTTGCCGGCGGCGGCCTTCTGGTCGTTCGGCAGGTCGCGCAGGCCGGCGTTGAGCCGCGCGAGCGGCGAGCTCTCTCCGGCGTGAGCCGCGCGGGCGGACTTGAGCGCGGCGGTGTCGGGGGCGGCGGCGACCGCGGCGAGGGCCGCGGCGACGACCGCCTCGACCGAGGACTCGGTGAGGTCGGGGGTGTCAGGCACGAGACGAGAGTCTAGCCAGGATGCCCGGGGCGGCCCGCGCGGCGGGAGACGGGCATCCCGTGACGGGCGCTAGTCGACCGAGGCCTCGCCGGATCGGTCGCTCTTCGTGCGGTCACGCGAGCGCTGGCCCGCGTTCTGCACCCGGAGCACCGTCGTGTCGGCGTTCTCACCGATCGCCGTGCGAGCGGCTCGACGCGTCGCGCGGCCGCCCGGCGTGCGCGACGCGAGACGTCGGGCGATGTACGACAGCGTGAGGTTGACCACGAGGAAGGCGCCGAGCGTGATGACGAAGAAGGAGAAGCCGTACTGCGAGAAGCCGTAGAACTCGCCGAGGGTGCGCTGGCGCCGCACGAGCTCCGCGAGCCCGACGATGTAGCCGAGCGAGGAGTCCTTCAGCAGCACGACGAGCTGCGCGACGATGATCGGCGTCATGGCGCGGAACGCCTGCGGGAACTCGATGAGCAGTCGCGCCTTCAGCGGCGTGAGCCCCAGGGCGAGCCCCGCCTCGCGCTGACCCCTGGGCAGGGCGACGATGCCCGAGCGCAGCGCCTCGCCGATGATCGCGCCGTTGTACAGACCGAGGCCGAGCACGACCGCCCAGTACGCGTCGACGGCGAACAGGATGAAGATGAAGAACATCATCAGCAGGACGGGCATGCCGCGGAAGAACTCGAGCACGACGGTGGTCGGGATGCGGACGATCGCGAGCTTCGAGAGCCGGAGGACCGCGAAGACGCTGCCGAGCAGGATCGCGAGCACGCTCGCGATCGCGGCCACCTGGAGAGTGACGAGGAGCGCGCCGCCGAGCGCCGTCCAGACCAGCGGGTCCTGGAAGATGTCCCAGCGGTCGTAGTCGAAGAGTCCCTCGCCGGCGAGGGTGACGAGCACCCAGGCGAGGCCGGCGGCGAGGACGAGGCCGGTGACGATCGAGGCGATGATCGAACGCCGACGGGCCTTCGGCCCGGGTACGTCGTAGAGGACGGAGGTCATCGCAGCACCGCCACCTTCTTCTCGAGCCGGTCGGCGAACCGACCGAGCGGGATGGTGATGGCCAGGTAGCAGAGCGCGATCACGATGAAGATCGCGATCGTCTCGTTCGCGTAGGCGTTGGCGAGGCGACGGCTCGAGGCGAAGAGCTCGAAGACGAGGAATCCGCCCGCCACGGAGGTGTTCTTGGTGAGGGCGATCGTGACGTTGATGATCGGCGGGATGACCGAGCGCACCGCCTGCGGGAGGATCACGTGCTGCGCCGTCTGGCTGAACGTCAGGCCGATCGAGCGCGCCG from Microcella daejeonensis includes these protein-coding regions:
- the pheT gene encoding phenylalanine--tRNA ligase subunit beta — its product is MRIPLSWLREFVDVPSQGSAADDADHLHAALVKVGLEEEAVHGGALTGPIVVGEVLDFVEEPQKNGKTIRWCQVATGVRDENGEPEVRGIVCGARNFMVGDKVVVSLPGAVLPGPFPISARTTYGHVSDGMIASARELGLGDEHDGILRLETLGMDAEPGTDAIALLGLDDIAVEVNVTPDRGYALSVRGIAREYANSTGVALRDPAKRSEPGEGTGFSVVVDDRAPVRGRRGCDVFVTRVVRDIDPTRPTPAWMSSRLGLAGIRSISLPVDITNYVMLELGQPLHAYDLGKLSGGIVVRRAVAGETIVTLDDQTRTLDAEDLLITDDSGPIGIAGVMGGAHTEVDASTRDVLIEAANFDPVSIARSSRRHKLPSEASKRFARGVDPLVAEPAAQRVVDLLVELAGGTVDDLGSAWVEAKRPDSIALPEGFADRLIGVDYSLDEITDSLIAVGCRIKPEGEGWLVEPPSWRPDLIDAPSLVEEIARIVGYDRIPAALPVAPPGRGLTRSQRVRRALGQALAASGHTEVLAYPFVTRADNELMSGEGVAQMRLANAIDAETAMLRRSLLPGLTAIAHRNLARGLTDLALFEIGRVFLPEEGREYGVPSVPFGTARPDEDALRELEQSIPHQPWSVAALLVGDRRTRGIGQQSEPAGLADALDAARTIAAVAGVTLRIEAGAHAALHPGRTALLLVGEERVGIAGELLPAIAEERDLPRRVGVVELDLDRLVALGNGIVQASAIVGYPAATQDLSLVVAEDVPAAVVRDAVVEGAGALLEQAVLVDDYRGEGLEPGTKSLTLALRFRAPDRTLTAAEATEAKNAGLSVAAERFGAVLRG
- the pheS gene encoding phenylalanine--tRNA ligase subunit alpha, whose amino-acid sequence is MPDTPDLTESSVEAVVAAALAAVAAAPDTAALKSARAAHAGESSPLARLNAGLRDLPNDQKAAAGKLMGQARGRVNQAIAAREAELAVAEEQARLAAETVDVTAVAPLGLAGARHPLTTMMEQMSDVFVAMGWEVAEGPELENEWFNFDALNMDADHPARGTQDTFFIDPIEKHLLLRTQTSPVQIRSLLERPLPVYVVSPGRTFRKDELDATHTPVFHQMEGIAIDKGLTMAHLRGTLEHLARAIIGEGARIRLRPNYFPFTEPSAELDVWHPTFRDGPRWIEWGGCGMVNPNVLRAAGIDPDVYQGFAFGMGIERTLMFRNGVPDMRDMIEGDVRFSQQFGMVV
- a CDS encoding amino acid ABC transporter permease; translated protein: MTSVLYDVPGPKARRRSIIASIVTGLVLAAGLAWVLVTLAGEGLFDYDRWDIFQDPLVWTALGGALLVTLQVAAIASVLAILLGSVFAVLRLSKLAIVRIPTTVVLEFFRGMPVLLMMFFIFILFAVDAYWAVVLGLGLYNGAIIGEALRSGIVALPRGQREAGLALGLTPLKARLLIEFPQAFRAMTPIIVAQLVVLLKDSSLGYIVGLAELVRRQRTLGEFYGFSQYGFSFFVITLGAFLVVNLTLSYIARRLASRTPGGRATRRAARTAIGENADTTVLRVQNAGQRSRDRTKSDRSGEASVD